A window of the Cannabis sativa cultivar Pink pepper isolate KNU-18-1 chromosome X, ASM2916894v1, whole genome shotgun sequence genome harbors these coding sequences:
- the LOC115725693 gene encoding zinc finger BED domain-containing protein DAYSLEEPER-like codes for MSNQVDYNFEDDVDFVPSTPNEVQSVSSTVDETQTTGTQRKRTSRAWDHFTQQNIDGKIKAVCKYCERKLVGERSKGTIHLNSHVERCLVRKAQLAANPSATASPSVTFNFDPNLRRIKLAQMIVKHKYPLSTVEHSGFIEYSSTLCPIFKMVSRNTVRSDIMKMYKPEKEKCRKNLEKSRRKIAITIDMWTANHQKRGYMAVTAHFINDS; via the coding sequence ATGTCTAATCAAGTCGATTATAATTTTGAGGATGATGTTGATTTTGTGCCATCAACTCCAAATGAAGTACAATCTGTTAGTAGTACAGTAGATGAAACTCAGACTACAGGGACACAGAGAAAAAGAACCTCTCGTGCATGGGATCATTTCACACAACAAAATATTGATGGAAAAATTAAAGCAGTTTGCAAGTATTGCGAGCGTAAGCTGGTGGGAGAACGTTCTAAAGGGACCATACATTTAAATTCTCACGTAGAGAGGTGTCTGGTAAGAAAGGCCCAACTTGCCGCTAATCCCAGTGCAACTGCAAGCCCTTCAGTTACTTTTAATTTTGATCCTAATTTACGAAGGATCAAGTTGGCTCAAATGATTGTAAAGCACAAATATCCCTTGTCTACGGTTGAGCATAGTGGGTTTATAGAATATTCAAGCACTTTATGTCCCATATTTAAAATGGTGTCAAGGAATACGGTTAGGTCTGACATTATGAAAATGTATAAACCTGAGAAAGAAAAGTGCAggaaaaatttggaaaaaagtAGGAGAAAAATAGCCATAACCATTGACATGTGGACTGCAAATCATCAGAAGAGGGGATATATGGCTGTAACAGCTCATTTTATTAATGattcttaa
- the LOC133032275 gene encoding uncharacterized protein LOC133032275, protein MDLKAAGQKRLLQLDELEEFRNEAYENAKIYKERTKRWHDRNLVRKEFQPGQQVLLFNSRLKLFPGKLKSRWSGPFTVVKVFPYGAVELKGEGPNTFKVNGQRLNLYLGEDIYKCFVAF, encoded by the exons ATGGATTTAAAGGCTGCTGGTCAGAAAAGATTACTGcagttggatgagttggaagaaTTCCGGAATGAGGCTTACGAGAATGCTAAGATCTATAAGGAGAGAACTAAAAGGTGGCATGACCGAAATTTAGTtaggaaggagtttcaacctgggCAACAAGTTCTACTTTTTAATTCAAGGCTGaagttgtttcctggtaaattgaagtcaaggtggtcagggccaTTTACAGTGGTCAAAgtgtttccttatggagcggtGGAACTGAAAGGTGAAGGCCCTAATACTTTCAAAGTTAACGGGCAGCGGTTAAacctctacttgggag aAGACATTTACAAGTGTTTTGTGGCATTTTAA